From a single Cyclobacterium marinum DSM 745 genomic region:
- a CDS encoding lysozyme: MKTNEAARELIKKSEGLKLNAYICPAGVPTIGYGSTFYPDGKWVKIGDIITQEKAERMLDYTLESFEKQIRYLLSRELNHNQFSALVSFAFNIGLGALKKSTLLKKVNTNRWDPSIRNEFNKWVHAKGKVLPGLVTRRKAEADLYFTKS; this comes from the coding sequence ATGAAAACCAACGAAGCAGCCAGAGAGCTAATAAAAAAATCAGAAGGCTTAAAGCTTAATGCTTATATCTGCCCTGCAGGTGTTCCTACTATTGGTTATGGGTCTACATTCTACCCAGATGGAAAATGGGTGAAAATAGGGGATATAATCACACAGGAAAAAGCCGAAAGAATGCTTGATTATACCCTTGAATCCTTTGAAAAGCAAATCAGGTACCTACTTTCCAGGGAATTAAATCACAACCAATTTTCAGCCTTAGTTTCCTTCGCGTTCAATATTGGACTTGGAGCACTCAAAAAATCCACCCTGCTAAAAAAAGTCAATACAAATCGATGGGACCCATCTATTAGAAATGAATTCAACAAGTGGGTACATGCCAAAGGCAAGGTACTTCCCGGACTTGTTACCAGACGGAAAGCAGAAGCTGACCTATATTTCACTAAATCATAA
- a CDS encoding DUF6712 family protein → MLINNINEFKQHLPVSLQLEFGDILPKIKMVERDIIQKQFGVGIYRRITDTAFAPDTKEHKLFELLSEATAHLSLLEYISFGQVVLDSSGIHITSTENVKTAFQWQVADLKESCSISGWSAIESALELMEILPDGELKTLWEATDTFKASQISLISTLKQFQRFVNLGNSRVLFHKLLPTLEYFQEEVVEESIGPDFWQKILTYESEEDSSQKARLKKAHRLASRALAYGTIGEGFTDTMLVLSDNGPLILDKIQSSSSSVKATASQETVQLIAKTYAVKAQGALRELLEYCQSNAQYFPEYKLSTNYISDETTEDHIPRNDPDAGLAFF, encoded by the coding sequence ATGCTGATCAATAATATAAATGAATTCAAACAGCACTTGCCAGTTTCTTTGCAATTGGAATTTGGTGACATCCTACCAAAAATTAAAATGGTAGAACGTGATATTATCCAAAAGCAATTCGGAGTAGGCATATATAGGCGTATTACTGATACTGCCTTTGCGCCAGACACCAAGGAGCATAAGTTATTTGAATTGCTTTCTGAGGCCACCGCTCATCTTTCCCTGCTTGAATACATCAGTTTTGGGCAGGTCGTTTTAGACAGCTCAGGCATTCATATCACATCCACTGAGAATGTTAAAACAGCTTTCCAATGGCAAGTAGCCGACCTCAAAGAAAGCTGTTCCATTTCAGGATGGTCTGCCATAGAATCTGCTTTGGAGCTGATGGAAATTTTACCTGATGGCGAACTTAAAACATTATGGGAGGCAACAGATACTTTCAAGGCTTCCCAGATATCCCTAATCAGCACACTCAAGCAATTTCAGCGGTTTGTCAATCTTGGCAATAGCCGGGTATTGTTTCACAAGCTTTTGCCCACCTTAGAATACTTCCAAGAAGAAGTAGTTGAAGAGTCCATCGGCCCTGATTTTTGGCAAAAGATACTGACTTATGAGTCAGAGGAAGATTCCAGCCAAAAAGCAAGACTTAAAAAGGCTCATAGATTGGCATCGAGAGCCTTGGCTTATGGCACGATCGGAGAAGGTTTCACAGATACCATGCTCGTACTTTCAGACAATGGACCTCTTATTCTGGACAAGATCCAAAGCAGTAGTTCTTCTGTCAAAGCCACGGCCAGCCAGGAGACCGTTCAGCTGATAGCCAAAACTTACGCAGTCAAAGCACAAGGTGCATTGCGTGAACTTCTAGAATATTGCCAGTCAAATGCACAGTATTTCCCAGAATACAAACTAAGTACCAATTATATTTCAGATGAGACAACGGAGGATCATATCCCACGTAACGATCCCGATGCCGGATTAGCCTTTTTCTGA
- a CDS encoding phospholipase D-like domain-containing protein, protein MSLFSINDLTNSTQEENSPQGSSIRFISQPSPMLLSSLKSLKTGIGDLEKNIVLPFATGGSWSLHQLMEYIMIQTGPCKLWFTTWTISEEPLRCMVEMIKKGLITELNAILDYRIAKNKPEAFQLAGNIITNIRLTKCHAKVLVLKNSEWQVTVIGSANLSKNPRLEAGVIFTDEKTAQFNIDWIEKEIYRKEGGL, encoded by the coding sequence ATGAGTTTATTTTCAATAAATGATTTAACCAATTCAACTCAGGAGGAAAATAGCCCCCAAGGATCATCAATACGATTTATTTCACAACCTTCTCCAATGCTTCTTTCCAGCTTAAAATCATTAAAAACAGGGATAGGTGATTTGGAAAAAAACATCGTGCTTCCATTTGCCACAGGTGGCAGCTGGTCACTACATCAATTGATGGAATACATAATGATTCAGACCGGGCCTTGTAAACTATGGTTTACCACTTGGACAATTAGCGAGGAACCTTTGCGCTGTATGGTGGAGATGATAAAGAAGGGCCTAATCACTGAACTTAATGCTATCCTGGATTACAGGATAGCTAAAAACAAACCTGAAGCATTTCAACTTGCAGGTAATATCATTACCAATATTCGATTAACGAAATGTCATGCCAAGGTTTTAGTATTGAAGAATTCAGAATGGCAAGTAACTGTGATAGGGTCTGCAAACCTATCCAAAAATCCGAGATTAGAAGCGGGCGTAATTTTTACCGATGAAAAAACCGCTCAATTTAATATTGACTGGATAGAAAAAGAAATTTACAGAAAAGAAGGTGGATTATGA
- a CDS encoding AAA family ATPase, which produces MKEIIIVTGNMGSGKSSFCKALLKKTSNYTYICLDDFRKRKFEDVLTESHNPLEFEKEVAIATQNEITKHNKIIYETTGATRFFKDIHYRLTADQHKIFLIEINCPEDVCLERHYNREKQGHFHVVPQYGKGLSPEELIKRYSEKTKWIKPDLVLSSNTYNVDKLVDQFFRKYFPTGPIQSLKEILDDFNYNEALDWFKSNVKGKQFIKEMLSSGEDNFNRLKLKKALHEYLLEIENETEIQDDPKLKELEKTNEATTQLHSKIDPSSPLREEWSPLFKEANFLFIELEHEQDPERKEQMVFKILSLMDQVQELWDKSDFIKEHGHAPNFNSAGIENLSESQKTKRINTLRTYISKARKGKLKAEKIPEWEAEKLELERNLS; this is translated from the coding sequence ATGAAAGAAATAATAATTGTAACCGGTAATATGGGGAGTGGAAAGAGCTCTTTCTGCAAAGCGTTATTAAAGAAGACAAGTAATTACACCTACATATGTTTGGATGATTTTCGAAAAAGAAAATTTGAAGATGTATTGACCGAATCTCATAATCCTTTGGAATTTGAAAAGGAAGTAGCTATTGCTACTCAAAATGAAATAACTAAGCATAATAAAATAATCTATGAAACTACCGGTGCTACTAGGTTTTTTAAAGATATCCACTATAGATTAACAGCTGATCAACACAAAATATTTTTAATAGAAATCAACTGCCCTGAAGATGTATGTCTTGAAAGACATTATAACAGAGAAAAACAAGGTCATTTTCATGTAGTACCACAATATGGGAAAGGGCTCAGTCCGGAGGAACTTATAAAAAGGTACTCGGAAAAGACCAAGTGGATCAAACCTGACTTGGTACTTAGTAGCAATACTTATAACGTGGATAAGCTAGTAGATCAATTTTTCAGAAAATACTTTCCTACAGGACCTATTCAATCTTTGAAAGAAATATTAGATGATTTCAATTACAATGAAGCTTTGGATTGGTTTAAAAGTAATGTTAAAGGCAAACAATTCATAAAAGAAATGCTATCCTCCGGTGAGGATAATTTTAATAGATTGAAACTAAAGAAAGCATTACATGAATATTTATTGGAAATAGAAAATGAGACAGAGATTCAAGATGATCCTAAGTTAAAAGAGTTAGAAAAAACTAACGAAGCAACCACTCAATTACATAGTAAAATTGACCCATCTTCACCATTGAGGGAAGAATGGTCTCCTCTATTTAAAGAAGCTAATTTTCTATTCATAGAACTAGAACATGAGCAGGATCCTGAAAGGAAAGAACAGATGGTTTTTAAAATTCTAAGCCTGATGGACCAAGTTCAAGAATTGTGGGATAAATCAGACTTTATCAAAGAACATGGCCATGCCCCGAATTTTAATTCGGCAGGTATTGAAAACCTAAGTGAATCACAAAAGACAAAAAGGATAAATACCCTGAGAACATACATTAGCAAAGCCAGGAAAGGTAAACTCAAAGCAGAAAAAATACCTGAGTGGGAAGCTGAGAAACTAGAATTAGAAAGGAATTTGTCATGA
- a CDS encoding DUF6943 family protein has product MASHLNLQSQEKKVGSEVMVRFSIKTYNEKMDLSGQPHLFALSRGYNTGKPLRKPCPNCFVIIMKTTDERDRMYFLLDGLWRMQIFRRQLVGSVIPFLRVNEFTRTIIKFWAYINENEERVTRLMDVFESVDKIEKYTESYMKLLGKYKDVAYSKVFDLDKLNL; this is encoded by the coding sequence ATGGCTTCACATTTAAACCTCCAGAGCCAGGAGAAAAAAGTCGGCAGTGAAGTCATGGTAAGATTTAGTATTAAAACCTACAATGAAAAAATGGATTTATCGGGACAGCCACACCTTTTTGCATTATCAAGAGGCTATAATACAGGAAAACCCTTGAGAAAACCTTGCCCAAACTGTTTTGTAATAATAATGAAAACAACGGATGAAAGAGATAGAATGTATTTTCTTCTGGATGGACTATGGAGAATGCAGATATTTCGAAGGCAGCTGGTAGGATCTGTGATTCCTTTCTTAAGAGTGAATGAATTTACCCGAACAATTATCAAGTTTTGGGCATACATCAATGAAAACGAAGAAAGAGTTACTAGACTTATGGATGTATTTGAATCAGTAGATAAGATTGAAAAATACACAGAATCTTATATGAAATTACTTGGTAAATATAAGGATGTTGCCTATTCAAAGGTATTTGATCTAGATAAACTCAACCTCTAG
- a CDS encoding JAB domain-containing protein, translated as METTTQKEIFRTIGEARISYRPTEIPFSTVTCSDDVETFLRQIWDIDTLEYCESFCVMTLNRANAITSYKIVSTGGSSSVIVDIKIIIQYAILAHASGIIVAHNHPSGNLKPSVADRNLTKKLKNAANTMDIPLLDHIILTKNEYLSFADDGYL; from the coding sequence ATGGAAACAACAACCCAAAAAGAAATATTTCGGACAATAGGAGAAGCTCGTATATCTTACAGGCCTACAGAAATACCCTTTTCCACGGTTACTTGTTCAGATGATGTAGAAACATTTCTCCGCCAAATATGGGATATAGATACTTTAGAATATTGTGAAAGTTTCTGCGTCATGACTCTAAACAGAGCTAATGCAATTACATCCTATAAAATAGTATCTACCGGTGGTAGCTCATCTGTAATTGTAGATATTAAAATAATCATCCAATATGCGATTTTGGCACATGCTTCAGGAATAATAGTGGCACATAATCATCCGTCGGGGAATTTGAAACCATCTGTAGCAGATAGAAATTTAACCAAAAAACTAAAGAATGCAGCTAATACTATGGATATACCGTTACTTGATCATATAATTTTAACCAAGAATGAATATTTAAGCTTTGCCGATGATGGCTATTTATGA